The stretch of DNA GCGTCTCTTGTTCTACCGAAATTTCTTTGCGTTCCTGAACCCATTTGTATAACGCCGTTTTACCTAGACCATATTCGCTCATGATTTCTGATGGTGTTTTGCCCGTGTGATAGAGGTCAACAATCATCGACTTACATTCTTCAGTATACCTAGTTTGTTTCGTTCCCAATTTCCCGACACAACCTTTCAATCATAGTTTATCAGTCCTCCTTTTTGTGTCCACTACTTTATACTAGGTCCAAGAGATTCCTATCGCATTCGTCATACACTTGTGAAGGTCAA from Sulfoacidibacillus ferrooxidans encodes:
- a CDS encoding transposase; protein product: MKGCVGKLGTKQTRYTEECKSMIVDLYHTGKTPSEIMSEYGLGKTALYKWVQERKEISVEQET